The genomic stretch GATCGCCTTCCAGGGCTACCCGAACCTCGTGCTGCTCGCCTCGGCCGAGATGACGGCTCGCGCCGACCGCCCGAAGACCATCGTGAGCGAGCGCAACCTCGTCTCGCTCGGAATCCCCGGCTTCTCGAGGACGCAAAAGGTGCAGCTCGCGCTCGCCAAGACGCTCTACCGCCGCGCCGACCACGTCATCGCGATCTCACACCCCGTCGCGGGGGAACTCATCGCCGGCTTCGGCGTCTCGGGCGAGCGCTGCACTGTCGTGGCCAACCCCGCGACCGCCAAGGTCGACCGCTCGCGCCAGGTCGCGCGCACCCCCGGGACCGCCGCGGGCCTGCAGATCGTGCTGCCCTGCCGCCTGGTCGTACAAAAGCGCCCCGAGCTCGCGATCCTCGCGGCCGAGGAGCTGGAGCGCCGCGGCATCCCCGCGCAGGTCGTCTCCTTCGGCGGCGGGCCATTGCTGGCAAGCATGAAGGCCGAGGCGTCCGCGCGCGGCGTGGACTTCGAGGACAAGGGCTGGGTCGAGGACTGGTTCCACCACTTCGACGAGAACGCCGTCGTGCTGCTCCCGTCGCTACGCGAGGGCTTCGGCAACGTCCTGGTCGAGGCCGCCGCCGCCGGTGTCCCCTCGGTCGCCGTGTCTGGGGCGCTCGGAGTCGCGGACGCGATCGTCCCCGGCCTCACCGGCGAACTCGCGCTCACCCCCTCCGCCAGCGACCTCGCCGACGCGCTGATCCGCGCGAGCGAGCTCGAGATCACCGGCATCGACCGCTGGCTCGACCGCTTCTCGCTCGCCTCCAGCGGCCGGGACCTCGAGACGGTGCTGCGCCGGGTCGTGGGGCAGAAGTGACCCTCGTCTCGGTGGTGGTGCCGGCTCACCAGGAGGAGGCGCACCTCGCCGATGTCCTGGAGCGCCTGCTGCGGCAGACCCACGCCGAGCTCGAAATCCTGGTGGTGGACGACGCCTCGACCGACGAAACGGCAACCATCGGCCGCGCGTTCGCCGAGGAGCACGAGCGGATCCGCTACCTGCGCCAGGACGAGAACCAGGGCGTCGCAGCGGCCCGCGAGCGCGCAGTCGGTGAGGCCTCCGGCGAGTGGGTCTGGTTGGTCGACGCCGACGACGAGTGGCCCGAGACCGCGGTCGAGGTCATGCTCGCCGCGGGCGAGAGCGGCCGTGCCGACGTGGTGGTCGCCCAGGCGGTCACGGTCCACGACACCGGATCCACGCCCGTCGGCTCCCTGCGCGGCCCGCTCGCGCTCTCGGGCCGGGGCGCCTTCACCGCGCTCCTGGTCGGCGAGCTGACCGGGCACCTCTGGAACAAGCTCTTCCGCCGGAGCCTCTTCGCGGGCATCGACTTCACCCGCATCCGTCAGCACTCCGACCAGGCGCAGGTCGCCCAGCTGCTCGCCGCGGCAACCGAGGTCGTGGTGATCCCGGACTCCGTCTACGAGTACCGACTGCGCGCCGGCTCGATCATCCGCTCGGGCTCCCAGCGCGCTGACTCGCTCGCCGGGCTCGCCGCGGTGATCGAACGGACGGCCCGCGCGCTGGATCCGCGTCTGCTCGGCTCGCAGGACTACGCCTACTACCGGGCGCGCTTCTCCCTCCTCTCCCGCTTCAAGGACGCCACCTCGGGGGCGCACAGCCCCGACGAGGCCGAGCGGCTCTGGCGGGATGCGCACGACGAGGCGGGACTGCGGCACCTGGCCGCCCTCGTCCGCCGTCGGGATGCGAAACGCTCCGTCCTTTTCGGGCTCGCCGTCGCGGCACCCGCGCTCTACCGGGCCGCGATGCAGGCCGGGAACGGGCG from Rathayibacter rathayi encodes the following:
- a CDS encoding glycosyltransferase gives rise to the protein MSAPQEKGPRMRIMFVVTSLHGGGAEFVARTWMGWLLEQGHHVDVVTTSVKSTDEYLPEGAVLHRIGAGAGHVGKATLLKELFRRRTPDVAIAFQGYPNLVLLASAEMTARADRPKTIVSERNLVSLGIPGFSRTQKVQLALAKTLYRRADHVIAISHPVAGELIAGFGVSGERCTVVANPATAKVDRSRQVARTPGTAAGLQIVLPCRLVVQKRPELAILAAEELERRGIPAQVVSFGGGPLLASMKAEASARGVDFEDKGWVEDWFHHFDENAVVLLPSLREGFGNVLVEAAAAGVPSVAVSGALGVADAIVPGLTGELALTPSASDLADALIRASELEITGIDRWLDRFSLASSGRDLETVLRRVVGQK
- a CDS encoding glycosyltransferase family 2 protein; the encoded protein is MTLVSVVVPAHQEEAHLADVLERLLRQTHAELEILVVDDASTDETATIGRAFAEEHERIRYLRQDENQGVAAARERAVGEASGEWVWLVDADDEWPETAVEVMLAAGESGRADVVVAQAVTVHDTGSTPVGSLRGPLALSGRGAFTALLVGELTGHLWNKLFRRSLFAGIDFTRIRQHSDQAQVAQLLAAATEVVVIPDSVYEYRLRAGSIIRSGSQRADSLAGLAAVIERTARALDPRLLGSQDYAYYRARFSLLSRFKDATSGAHSPDEAERLWRDAHDEAGLRHLAALVRRRDAKRSVLFGLAVAAPALYRAAMQAGNGRR